In one Actinomycetota bacterium genomic region, the following are encoded:
- the glmM gene encoding phosphoglucosamine mutase — MGRLFGTDGVRGIANEDLSPELAFKLGEAGASFLTPKGEKGKIVIGKDTRISCDLLESALISGICCSGANAMKVGVIPTPAIAFLTRFLGANAGVVISASHNPVEYNGIKFFDADGLKLSDEMEDQIEALMKSGSKSRQKAAGVGTISQIDDAIEHYVNYAVNTIPGALEGFKVALDCANGSTHQTSPLILRELGARVLTFGASPNGLNINLNCGSTYPQYVQEIVRSHSVDLGLAHDGDGDRVIAVDETGEIIDGDFIMAICAIHLKKLGELPNNAVVTTIMTNMGFDLTMERHGIKVIKTKVGDRYVLEEMLAKKISLGGEQSGHVIFLDLNTTGDGIVTALQLMAVIRDTGKRLSELKKVMTRFPQVLLNVHAVHKEKLNKSERIKRAIKAAEGSFKGRGRVLVRASGTEPMVRVMVESEDEGEANSIAHEIAAVIEKELS, encoded by the coding sequence TTGGGCAGACTTTTTGGTACCGATGGGGTCCGGGGCATAGCTAATGAAGATCTCTCTCCTGAGTTAGCTTTTAAATTGGGGGAGGCGGGAGCGTCCTTTCTGACTCCAAAGGGAGAAAAAGGGAAAATTGTGATAGGGAAGGATACGCGCATCTCTTGCGATCTTCTTGAGAGTGCACTTATCTCTGGAATTTGCTGTAGCGGAGCCAATGCGATGAAAGTTGGGGTGATACCCACTCCTGCCATCGCCTTCCTGACTAGATTTCTTGGAGCAAACGCTGGTGTAGTCATTTCCGCCTCTCATAATCCCGTGGAATACAATGGGATAAAATTTTTTGATGCAGATGGGTTAAAGCTTTCTGACGAGATGGAGGACCAGATCGAAGCCCTAATGAAATCTGGTTCGAAATCGAGACAAAAGGCGGCTGGGGTTGGAACGATCTCTCAAATTGATGACGCGATCGAGCATTATGTGAATTACGCCGTAAACACGATTCCAGGTGCATTGGAGGGGTTTAAGGTCGCCTTGGACTGTGCAAATGGGTCCACTCATCAAACTTCCCCCCTGATCCTGCGTGAGCTTGGGGCGAGAGTTTTGACCTTCGGTGCGAGTCCGAATGGACTCAACATCAATTTAAATTGTGGTTCCACCTATCCTCAGTATGTTCAAGAAATCGTGAGATCCCATAGTGTGGATTTGGGATTGGCCCACGATGGCGATGGGGATAGGGTAATCGCGGTAGACGAAACGGGGGAGATAATTGACGGTGATTTCATCATGGCCATCTGCGCCATTCACCTCAAAAAGCTCGGTGAGTTGCCGAATAATGCCGTTGTTACCACCATTATGACAAATATGGGTTTTGATCTTACCATGGAGAGGCATGGGATCAAGGTGATCAAAACCAAGGTTGGAGATCGCTATGTTTTGGAGGAGATGCTCGCAAAGAAGATATCTTTAGGCGGTGAACAATCGGGACACGTAATATTCTTAGACCTTAACACAACTGGCGATGGCATCGTCACCGCTTTACAACTCATGGCTGTGATTAGGGATACGGGCAAGAGGCTTTCCGAACTGAAGAAGGTAATGACCCGATTCCCTCAGGTGCTTCTAAATGTCCATGCAGTTCACAAGGAAAAGTTGAACAAGTCGGAACGGATCAAGAGGGCGATCAAAGCCGCCGAAGGGAGTTTTAAGGGTAGAGGGAGGGTTTTGGTCCGTGCTTCGGGCACTGAACCCATGGTAAGGGTCATGGTGGAGAGCGAAGATGAGGGGGAAGCAAACTCCATCGCCCATGAAATCGCGGCTGTAATAGAGAAAGAACTCTCATAA
- the rpsI gene encoding 30S ribosomal protein S9: MAKKSEAAAKKGKTEAKKSEAVYYGTGRRKESVARVQLVPGRGEFDIGGKGLEEYFGNKILCTSVRQPLKLTGTLSKFNIVAKLEGGGISGQAGALRHGISRALVEFDEGLRDELKKAGFLTRDPRMKERRKYGLKKARKAPQFSKR, encoded by the coding sequence ATGGCTAAAAAGAGTGAAGCGGCAGCTAAAAAAGGTAAGACTGAGGCAAAGAAAAGTGAAGCTGTATATTACGGCACGGGAAGGAGAAAGGAATCCGTAGCTCGGGTGCAGTTGGTTCCCGGCAGGGGGGAATTTGATATCGGCGGCAAGGGTCTTGAAGAATATTTTGGAAATAAGATTCTATGCACTTCCGTCAGGCAGCCATTGAAGTTAACGGGAACCTTGAGTAAGTTCAATATCGTAGCCAAGCTTGAAGGGGGAGGGATATCCGGTCAGGCCGGAGCCCTGCGCCACGGCATTTCCCGCGCTTTGGTTGAATTTGATGAAGGCTTAAGAGATGAACTCAAAAAAGCTGGATTTCTAACCAGAGATCCGCGCATGAAAGAGCGGAGGAAATACGGTTTAAAAAAGGCTCGTAAAGCTCCCCAATTCTCCAAGCGATAA
- the rplM gene encoding 50S ribosomal protein L13 has product MKTYMTKPSEVTREWWLVDAKDVPLGRLASQVAKLLRGKHKTIFTPHIDTGDFVIVINAEKVKLTGKKSEKKIYYHHTGYIGGLKATDYGTLLKEKPTFVIKEAVRRMLPHNRLGRAMFKKLKVYPGPDHPHHAQKPKPIRLSL; this is encoded by the coding sequence ATGAAGACGTACATGACAAAACCCTCAGAGGTAACCAGAGAATGGTGGCTCGTTGATGCCAAGGATGTTCCCCTTGGTCGATTGGCAAGTCAGGTGGCCAAGTTACTGCGGGGCAAGCATAAGACCATTTTTACTCCCCATATTGATACGGGAGATTTTGTCATCGTCATCAATGCCGAGAAGGTGAAACTTACAGGGAAAAAGTCTGAAAAAAAGATATACTACCATCATACGGGGTATATTGGGGGACTTAAAGCAACCGATTATGGCACTTTGCTGAAGGAAAAGCCGACATTTGTAATCAAGGAAGCGGTGAGGAGAATGCTCCCCCACAATCGCCTGGGTCGGGCGATGTTTAAGAAATTGAAGGTATACCCGGGGCCCGATCATCCGCATCACGCCCAGAAGCCGAAACCCATCCGGCTCTCGCTTTAA